The following proteins are co-located in the Phragmites australis chromosome 10, lpPhrAust1.1, whole genome shotgun sequence genome:
- the LOC133930444 gene encoding UDP-glycosyltransferase 89B2-like: MSAMAATATDRPHVLVVPYPAQGHMIPLLDLAGLLASRGLRLTVVATPATAPLLAPLLESARPAGAARALILPFPSHPAFPAGIESAKGSPPSLFGALIVAFAGLRGPLGAWVRARSDGPERVVAILSDFFCGWTQPLAAELGIPRFAFSPSAVYGTAVLHSVFRRKPKREDEDDDESPIDFPDIPGAPAYPWRQMSLLYRTFIEGDEVSEGVKRNFLWNLESSAFVSNTFRRLEKRYLDAPLADLGLRSVRAVGPVAPEADASGNRGGETAVAAADLCAWLDKFADGSVVYISFGSMAVLQPLHAAALAAALERTGVAFVWAAGPTVTLPEGFEERAAAGGRGMVIRGWAPQVTALRHRAVGWFVTHCGWNSVLEASAAGVAMLAWPMTADQFVNARLLVDDLGAAVPVDWGGLKAAPDADAVARVLDAAVSGKDGGQWGDVAARAKELAEEAAAAVREGGGSRRELDELVQELRELGSEPKH; encoded by the coding sequence atgtCCGCCATGGCGGCGACGGCCACCGACCGCCCGCACGTCCTGGTCGTCCCCTACCCGGCGCAGGGCCACATGATCCCGCTCCTCGACCTCGCTGGCCTCCTCGCTTCCCGCGGCCTCCGCCTCACCGTCGTCGCCACGCCCGCCACCGCCCCGCTCCTCGCGCCGCTCCTGGAATCCGCGCGCCCCGCCGGCGCAGCCCGCGCCCTCATCCTCCCGTTTCCCTCCCACCCCGCCTTCCCAGCGGGCATCGAGAGCGCCAAGGGCTCGCCGCCCTCGCTCTTCGGCGCGCTCATCGTCGCCTTCGCGGGGCTGCGCGGCCCGCTCGGTGCCTGGGTCCGCGCCCGATCGGACGGCCCGGAGCGTGTGGTCGCCATACTCTCCGACTTCTTCTGTGGGTGGACGCAGCCGCTCGCGGCCGAGCTCGGCATCCCGCGGTTCGCGTTCTCGCCGTCCGCGGTGTACGGCACCGCCGTGCTGCACTCGGTGTTTCGCCGGAAGCCAAAGcgcgaggacgaggacgacgacgagagCCCGATCGACTTCCCGGATATCCCGGGCGCCCCGGCGTACCCGTGGCGACAGATGTCGCTGCTGTACCGAACGTTCATCGAGGGCGACGAGGTCTCCGAGGGGGTGAAGCGCAACTTCCTCTGGAATCTGGAGAGCTCAGCGTTCGTGTCGAACACGTTCCGGCGGCTCGAGAAGAGGTACCTCGACGCACCGCTCGCGGACCTGGGCCTCAGGAGCGTGCGCGCGGTCGGGCCAGTGGCTCCGGAGGCCGACGCCTCGGGCAACCGTGGCGGGGAGACCGCCGTGGCCGCGGCCGACCTGTGCGCCTGGCTCGACAAGTTCGCAGACGGCTCCGTCGTGTACATCAGCTTCGGGAGCATGGCGGTGCTGCAGCCGCTCCATGCGGCCGCGCTGGCCGCCGCGCTGGAGCGCACCGGGGTGGCGTTCGTGTGGGCTGCTGGGCCAACGGTGACACTCCCGGAAGGGTTCGAGGagcgcgcggcggcgggcggcaggGGCATGGTGATCCGCGGGTGGGCACCGCAGGTGACCGCGCTGCGGCACCGCGCGGTGGGGTGGTTCGTGACGCACTGCGGGTGGAACTCGGTGCTAGAGGCGTCAGCGGCTGGGGTGGCCATGCTGGCGTGGCCCATGACGGCGGACCAGTTCGTGAACGCGCGGCTGCTCGTGGACGATCTGGGAGCCGCCGTGCCGGTGGACTGGGGCGGGCTTAAGGCCGCGCCGGACGCGGACGCGGTCGCGCGGGTGCTGGACGCGGCCGTCAGCGGGAAGGATGGTGGCCAGTGGGGCGACGTGGCGGCGCGGGCGAAGGAGCTCGCTGAAGAGGCCGCAGCGGCGGTGCGCGAAGGCGGCGGGTCGCGGCGGGAGCTGGATGAGCTGGTGCAGGAGTTGCGCGAGCTTGGGAGCGAGCCAAAGCACTAG